The following are encoded together in the Bradyrhizobium algeriense genome:
- a CDS encoding Gfo/Idh/MocA family oxidoreductase, translating to MIRIGLLGCGRIAKRHSELLGGNHIDGARLVAVCDTVRNRADAIASKFGVPASYDIDEFLARKDIDAVTVLTPSGLHPAHVIACAKAGKHAIVEKPMALRLQDADDMIRACDEAGVKLFVVKQNRFNVPVVKAREALEAGRFGRLILGTVRVRWCRDQAYYDQDAWRGTWAYDGGVLSNQASHHVDMLEWFFGDVVSVHARAVTALAKIEAEDTAVATLKFRNGALGIIEATTAARPADLEGSLSILGEKGTVEIAGFAVNKIRHWRFVEELPSDKDVVEKFSVNPPNVYGFGHQAYYQHVIDCLVNQRSALVDGLEGRKSLELISALYESIETGAEVPLRFAPRLGRLGVVS from the coding sequence ATGATCAGAATAGGCCTGCTCGGATGCGGGCGTATCGCAAAGCGCCACTCGGAACTTCTGGGCGGCAATCATATCGACGGAGCCCGGCTCGTTGCCGTTTGTGACACCGTTCGCAACCGCGCCGACGCGATCGCGTCGAAGTTCGGGGTGCCTGCCAGCTATGACATCGACGAGTTCCTCGCCCGGAAGGACATCGATGCCGTGACGGTGCTGACGCCGAGCGGACTGCATCCCGCCCATGTCATCGCCTGTGCGAAGGCCGGAAAGCATGCCATCGTCGAGAAGCCGATGGCGTTGCGGCTGCAGGATGCCGACGACATGATCCGCGCCTGCGACGAGGCCGGCGTCAAGCTTTTCGTCGTCAAGCAGAATCGCTTCAACGTTCCCGTGGTGAAGGCGCGGGAGGCGCTGGAGGCCGGCCGCTTCGGCCGCCTGATTCTCGGCACGGTCCGCGTCCGCTGGTGCCGCGACCAGGCCTATTACGATCAGGATGCCTGGCGCGGCACCTGGGCCTATGACGGCGGCGTGCTCTCCAACCAGGCCAGCCACCACGTCGACATGCTGGAATGGTTCTTCGGCGATGTCGTCAGCGTTCATGCCCGCGCCGTGACGGCGCTGGCAAAGATCGAAGCGGAAGACACGGCGGTCGCCACGCTGAAGTTCCGCAACGGCGCGCTCGGGATAATCGAGGCGACGACAGCTGCGCGTCCTGCCGACCTCGAAGGCTCGCTTTCGATTCTCGGAGAAAAGGGAACCGTCGAAATTGCGGGCTTCGCCGTCAACAAGATCCGGCACTGGCGCTTTGTCGAAGAGCTTCCGTCGGACAAGGACGTGGTCGAGAAATTTTCCGTCAATCCGCCGAATGTCTACGGCTTCGGCCATCAGGCCTACTACCAGCACGTGATCGACTGCTTGGTGAACCAGCGTTCGGCGCTGGTCGACGGTCTGGAAGGACGCAAGAGCCTGGAACTGATTTCCGCGCTCTACGAATCGATCGAGACCGGCGCCGAGGTGCCGCTTCGCTTCGCGCCGCGGCTCGGCCGGCTTGGTGTCGTCTCGTGA
- a CDS encoding acyltransferase, which produces MNRPEIHQAGVRDVDFGTGVKIVEPCNLYGCKIGDDCFVGPFTEIQKGVVIGARTRVQSHAFICELVTIGEDCFVGHGVMFVNDTFSTGGPARGNRDLWRETVIGNRVSIGSNVTIMPVRIADDVVIGAGAVVTRDITASGTYAGNPARRLLADK; this is translated from the coding sequence GTGAACCGGCCCGAAATACATCAGGCCGGCGTGCGTGACGTTGATTTCGGCACAGGCGTCAAAATCGTCGAGCCGTGCAATCTCTACGGCTGCAAGATCGGCGACGACTGCTTTGTCGGGCCATTCACCGAAATCCAGAAAGGCGTCGTGATCGGCGCCCGCACGCGGGTGCAGTCGCACGCCTTTATCTGCGAACTCGTCACCATCGGCGAAGACTGCTTTGTCGGCCATGGCGTGATGTTCGTGAACGATACGTTCTCGACCGGCGGCCCCGCCCGTGGCAACAGGGACCTGTGGCGCGAGACCGTGATCGGCAACCGCGTCTCGATCGGCTCCAACGTCACGATCATGCCGGTCAGGATCGCCGACGACGTTGTCATCGGCGCGGGTGCGGTGGTAACCAGGGACATCACGGCGTCGGGGACATATGCGGGCAATCCGGCACGCCGACTGCTGGCGGACAAGTAG